The genomic stretch gcctggtgggctgccgtctatgggtcccacagagtcggacatgactgaagcgacttagcttagcatAGAGTAAATATCTTAACAGAATGCATTATGCAGTTTCAAGAAATTATTTATCAGGTAGAAGTAGAATACAGATTTTTATGAGTCCCATCTACAAAGTGATACTTTCTCAATATCCTACTTCAGCTCTAAAGTACACAGTTGGTCTCTCACTGCCAATAGGAACCAACAGAACAGAGACAAAGCATCTTAGAATGGTAacggggaggaaagaaagaacagagcagTTAAATTCACGCTCTGCTTTTCAGTCAGGGATTCcaaaatacaatattattgtTGAGATTAAGAATCAAACATCCTGAATATTATTATCAATAACATTACTGGCCAATTCAAacctctgaattttaaaattatattttacattccTTAAGCTGTACAAATGTATCTAAACTGGCTTAAGGTCTAGAAACTCCTAGAACTATTACACACATGCCACGCACCAACTgctaatgtttcttcttttactctctaccaatatgtattttaaaatctactcaAATTTGCTTGCAGTTCGCTTGCAATTCTGTCCCAAAGTATAAACTCCTGAGCATCTTTGTAACATTGTTTTTTCTAAATCAGCATGCACAAAGTATGTAATTATCAATAAGTTTATGACATAATGAAAACTAAGATTCtggaagaatatatatacacatacacacacaaacacacatactctCTGCAACAATAATTTCCATGtctacttatttaaaaattttgaagccATCCTATACCATTCCCTATATAGAAATCAGATTTGGAATCTCTGTAGGGTGTATATATGGTTAAGAAACAGAGAGTGAATAAATACATGAACTAAATTTATCCAGCAGCTGGTTCACTTATTTGCTGTAAgaactacttaaaaaataaattaaaaagtgtgGTAGGGAAATAGAGCAGTCTGAGATGCTGCCATGTTACCCGGCTATTTCTCTCATCAGTAGATGGACAAAAAGACACATATAAGTGAGcttgataaatttaaaatataccataATTCCATAACAAAACTGCTACTTCCTATTAGTTCTCATCTCTCTTTTATGGTCTACAAACAAAATTTACTGTACAGAGGCAAGCCTGCGTCTCAATCATCAGAAACAATCTTAAAACATCTATTATCTTTTTGCATGATACAGTTGTAACATGAAATCAGAAGTAGACTGAGATGAAAAACTATTAAATTAACACATAACTTGActaaataaagggaaaagatCAGAACAGCTTCACACTTGTAAAACTTATGCCTTTCTACTGCTGCCAGAACTATTACTTGTTGATTTAAGATTCCCAAGAGGAAGTGAAGAAAAAGTTCCCCCACTACTATCTTTTCAAGGCCATCGGAGATACTGCATCACTGTGAATTAAGCTGCTTTCTTACTTTACTTCTTTAAACAGTGAACTTGAATTTCTTAGTAAATACACATGTTAAGTGTATACTGACTGAAACTAAAAGTATCCAGATTTTAGGGAAAAACACGATGCTGGTAAGCTGACAGCTGAGCCATCAATGTCACTTCCATCTTCCTTGATCTTGGCTCTCCCAATAAGGCGTTTCAATCTGGGTATCAACAGCAGTGAGAAGTACTATCCCACAGGACACAGCTCTGGGTCCCATTATTCTAAGACAAAACTAGGGTCTCAAGCTGCCAGCATAATAATCACTAGAATAACATTCATTAGCTTTCTCCAACATTAATAGTTTCTAAGGAAAAGGTGGAATGGGAATGGGTAGAttgatttgaaatatttcctgTCCTGGGGCCAAATATATCCCTTATCAGAGAAAGGCACAAAAGTGATATTAACAAATGGGAAGATTAAATACTCTCACCTGTTGAAACCAATTATAATTACTTAGATGAGTGGGCTTACACTCTTTAGATAATGGtcaaaatgtttaatttacatttattcttGGATCTGATGATGAAACcaactttttcaaattatttaaaagaatgtcAACGAAGATTTACATAGCTTCATTAGGCCAAAGGGACTAAAATCATTATCCTTAAAATTAAGAGCATGTGActgattattaattaaaatattttagcagcCCCTTCATAAtatatgtgcttccctggtgcctctggcagtaaagaatctgcctacaatgtgggagaccccagtttgaccccctggattgggaagatctcctagagaagggaacggctacccactccagtattcttgcctggaggatttcatggacagacgagcctggcgagctacagtccatggggtcacaaagaatcagatatgactgagccactaacactttatAATAGAACAcgcaaaaaattaaatatattaacaatCTCTTTTAAAGATTAGAATCATTAGGCCTTGGAAGTGTGGGACTTAAATATGACTGGTCCCTTCTTCTGTGAACACTAACCAGGCTGGAATTTCCTGTGTTTTTCATCATTCTAGTATTCTACTTCCTAAACTACAACACGGCAGAGAGAAATAAGCCCAAATTCTAGAGACCAACCTGAAGGTCaggatagaaattttaaaaagttacagaagTATTTTTATATTGGGAATTAACAGATTCAGGAGCTGAATTCAAGTCAGTACTTTTCTTTCCGATGATCCCTAATGAGACCAGTCAAGAATAAGAATGTTTGTATAATATTTAGAACCTTGGACAGTATGTCTCCACAAGTTGACAAAAGCAGATGATTCAATTTTTATAGAACTAATCCTGCCAccaaagtgattttaaaactATGGAATTTTACAACATATGACCCCGTGCATCCTCACAACATCCCTGTGAGGTAGGCAGAAGACAGGTGATACTGTTTCCATTTCACGAGAGAAAAAACCCATGGTGTCCAAAGGTGATGACCTTAAAGAAACAAAGCAACTGTTTTTCTTATTAATCAGTTAGCTACATTAAACCAaaagatatattttcctttattaaaaacaaactacTATAAAATCAAACCCTCCATTCCCCCCCACAAAAAGAATCATTGTAGTTTACCAGTAATCTTGTTAAGCCGAGCTCTCTTTGCCTGAAATGAGTTGCCttgattatttttcctcttgtttgTTAATGTGCTCTCTGGCTGTGGAAAGACCATCTTTGGAACGTTCTCTACATGAAGTCCTACTTTTAATAGAATACATATATGAGAGTTTATCTAGAATCCAAAGTTAAAACACATGAATTATTTTAAGTAGCAAAACACTAAGATAAGCTTTGCACTTAAGTGTTTTTAATCTAGTGCTTAGACACAGAACTTTAAAAGACACAAATTTCTCCAGACAAAtgtattaggggaaaaaaaaaaaaaaaaacaactaactaCTAAAGGCAGTTGTGCTTCGGGAATGACTTACTGCTTTTTCTGTATTATATATTGAAATACAtgcaaaagcattttaaaagttaaagaaaacaaaacaaaaaatcccacACAAAAAGAATCTCAATACCCACTACCAAGAAGTTAAATTTCAAAATCACAACTCATTTCTATTTCAGAATACTGAGGGTATCCATTGTCAAGTACCCGTATTAGACCATTAACCTTCAGAGCTGATAGAAAAGTTAACCGTCATTATGATGCTAGGGAAAAAAGCCCAATAATTCAACTGTATGTTCAAACTACAGGTAGCCAAAAGATCTGAAAATTCACTATGTGAGTTTACCACTGCCATGGGGAGTgaacataaaaacatattttgtacCAAAAGTTTCACTAGATGTAGGCAGATCTTCCTTCTTCTCAACTTCTGGTGTGGTTATAGAAGTTgaagtttcttccttttttgaaggTACTTTAAaccattttctttcatctttctctttatctttattGCTGTTAGCGCTGGTTCGAGGTTTGTTCCCTGTTTTATTCTTGgctgcagctgcagcagctgcttTGACTAAAGCTATCCAATCCTccaaaggaaaaacacaaaacatgtGAAGCattaaaaacttaattaaaattacaCTAATGAATAAAAACATGTATCATATTTTCAAAGCTACTTTCACAGGCACACAAATATGAAAATCAGATTAACTACATTTACAAGGTAGATCATCAATGTGTTAGATTATCAAATTTAATAATCTAATCAGTTATATGACCTcacataaaatgggaaaatacttaattttatattgatattcaataacaaatatcttttgatggaataaaatttaaaatataagaaaacctATGATAAATGTGGAAATATCTCATGACATTCTACCTTAGTACTTTAGGGTTTAaatgtctgtttcttttctgtgatgcaacatattacaaaaataatatgaaaaaaatgcttatgtttcaattctgaaaatattaaaagaaatgtaCGGTCAGTCAGCATTATCTTTGGGTTCTGCATCCagggattcaaccaactgcaaaacaaaaatacttaggggaaaaaaatttccaaagttTCAAAGTGTagaacttgaatttgccatgctCCGGCCACTATGTACATAGCTTTTACATTGTGGTAGGCGCTATAAGTAACCCAGAGATGATTTGGGAGGATGTGAGCAGGTTATATGCAATATGATGCCATTTTATACAAGAGACTTGAGCATCtacagattttggtatccatgaGGGTCCTGGAAACAATTCCCTGCAGATAATGAGAAATGACTGTGTTCCCACAGAGCAAATGACTACTCTTCATTAGGAAGAATGTATCACTCAAAGTAAGGTCAATTTCACAAAGGTCAAagtatgattttattatttttcaaagtttttaaagTTTGCATAACAATTAATCACAAGAGCTTGCCATATTaccagtaaaggaaaaaaaaagctacttgACCAAGGTAAAGTATACACTGTCAGACTCTAGTTTAATTTCCCTCCCTTTACAACTTTCTGAATCTGTATTAGCTGTCATTCTTCTGAGATGCAAATATTTATGTTCCTGTGTTGAGGTTTTTTTTAGTTTGTGACTAAATAATTTCTACTCTTTTACTTTGAACTAAAAACACGTATTCTTAGTCCAAGCAACTAAAAACAATTTCACAACATCAACTATATGTTAATTCATGGGTTGTATTAACAAACACAGGCCATTAAGCAAATCAAGTTGATGGCTGTTCAGTACTGAGAATATATGATAAAGACAACAAGCCATTaaagggaaacaaacaaaataaaagcctctctctcccccatgactgaaatgaactgaaaacacCATGCGATTGCACCTAACACATTCCCACTGACCAGTTTCCTATTGAATACCCTATTGATGTGCCAGGAAACATGCTAAGTTGATAGAAGATGCTAGCTGAAAACCTCAGGAACCCACTGGCCTGGAGTGACCACATTTTTGCTCCTGCCTGGAAGACACCCAATATGTAACTTCCCCATATTTTAAACAATGTCCCCAAATGTCTTATTAGAAAGCAAATTATGACAAGGTTGTGAAACAAAATGTTATATCTCTAGTTTgtaaaaacaaactaacaaagaaAACCAGATACACCAGTACTATCCAGCCCAAGTTTTACTCAGAACCACCTCTTTAGTCCTTCCCATAAGGAATTGACAGGCAGATAAAATTAACTATAAGACAATGTAACAGGACAGATAGTAGAGAATAAACAAAACACAGGCTTCTGGGGAAATGATAGATGATTTGAACCCTGAAAGAGGAATCTGCTGGggaaaaagtcaaagaaagagaaatggactCTCCAAGCAAAAGGAAAACCATTAAACAAAGGCAAAGTGTATACAAATAGAAAAGAGAGGTTTAAGGTCAAGGAGCAATCTGGGTGACTTAAGTATTATGGCTAAGTTGAGCCTTGAGACTAACAtttaagtagaaggaaaaaaacaccacCAACGCAAATGACTTATAGAGCTCCatcaacaaagcagaaagaaaaaacaagattaTATACAACAGACAAGCAAAGCAAAGTGCTAAATTCAGTCTTACTAAGAACAGGGCATTTAATTCTAGGTTTTGCACTGTGGGGAAATCTTTAAGTTGTTAAGAGAAATGCCAAAAGATGCTAAGGGCAAAAATTCCATGCCCAAATGTTTTCTctctccaataaaaagaaaaatagaagagattAATGTTGTACTCTTCAAAAGTGAAATCAGATAAAACAGTTCTTGATCATAGGACATGTTAATCATGGGGATCACTGTAGTTGTGTGAGTAAAGAATTCTTCAATTATTTCATGCTTCCATTTTTTAACTGGAAAGATTCAATATCAAAAATAACTGGTGTGCTCCTTCCATGAATGAGAACTAAAGATGAGAACACAGAGCACTGTACTAGAATGAACACTGCCTGAAATCAGGTATGAGTTCAGAGCTGCTCTGCACACTATGGTTGAGTGAAATTTTAGGTGagttgctgaattctctcagttcTGAATTCCTCAACGGCGAAATAGAAATACCAGCTATACCTATGTCAAATGATTTGCTATGAGAATCCAATAcagcaatgtattaaaaaaaagttctaacaATAGTAAAGGACCTTATGAACAtgccaagttgctcagtcgtgttcgactctttgcgaccccatggactgtagcccaccaggctcctgagtccatgggattctccaggcaagaatactacagtggttgcctttccttctccaggggatcttcctgacccaggtatcaaacccccatctcttaagtctcctgcattgcaggggggttctttactactagcgccacctggccaGTCTCTTAACACTAGTGAGTTACGGTGTAAATTTTATATCAGCACaccctcaaaaagaaaaagaataggtgAGAAAAAACTACACAAAGTTTAGAGAAAAACATTCCCATAGTGCATTTATTTGATTCCTTATCCTTTGCTGGTTAAGCAAAAGAAATTTTACTGTATATCTTTACAAAGAAATTCTCAAAGGACTCAAAACTTAGAAGATAGTATGCAAAGTTGGATTCTCTTATTACTGTTCAAACAACACCTGATTTATTATATGACCTAGgtgaaaacaaatcaaaaacttGTGAGGAAAAAGATACTCAAAATATAAggatattttataaaaaacaatCCCATACATGTCTTTAATGTGCTTGTaattaaaaactatgaaaaaacaaaattaaaagaaatatactaatattttcttttaggagtCTGTATTTTGATACTGATTTTAATGTTACCACACATCATGGTGTGACTAGAatactcattaaaaataaacatccaCTATGTccaaaaaattagtttttataacttattttacCACAAACCAAACTGGTTCAGTGTCACTTCAGAAAGAATAGAGTTTTAAAGTTAGTGCCATCACATAAATATCTGAACGAACAAAATAAcagttttaaagcaaaaaaaataaagaaaaattgagaATTTTAAACAGTATATATTAAACTAAGTTGCCAATGTCTCAATCAATCTTTCTGTGTAGTAACCAAGGAATCACATCACTGAATGCTtgagaacattttatttatatatacaagtAGAAAAACACAAAGCAATTTCCTGATCAAAagtgtttccattttaaattgcatttccatattaattgaagaaaaaaacTCTGATACTTGATGTCAAAACCACATTTTTGAAAACCAGGTAATTTAAAACATTCCAacttctcagaaaacaaaaataatgtttcaaCTGTGGTAGTCTACATCCCAAATCAGCAGTAGGTAGTCTGTTAAATGCATACACTTGACTGGAAATGACCACGTGATTTCAACACAGTTTAAGATGACATTTTTCACCACATGGTATGCAACAAATATGTAGCATATTTCCATATTAGACATTTTTACAGATCActttcaatttcttaaaattaattgtaGGTCCAGGTGCTGAAAATCCCAAATAACAGCagaacataaaagaaaacattttaaatttctactgGCACCTTTTCTTTCCAGTATTTCAGGAAACATATTCAATCAATAGAATTATGGTTTTAACTTCATCCCAGATTCTCTTTCAAATGCTTACCGTTCATTCTTGCTTTGAGCAGTGACAGCATGTAATACACTGCTTACATCATATAACTCAGAAAGCCCTACCTGAAACAGCCTACAGAGTGTCAGGTAAGCgccttttgaaagaaaattaatgactatgatttacagaagaaaagaagaagataagaaactcaatataaaattttatattaaaaattaactttctaaATGATAACTATACACcaggaaaaatgaaacagaattaaCAAAAAAGGCACTCACCTCACTTCCCATAGACTGGTTACACGATCCAGCTGGGTCGCTAGGACAACACCAGCTTAGTGGATGCTGGGCTTTCACCTGGAACAGAAACTAGTGACCTGTAACTTGGGCAGGTCTAAAACCAAAGAAGCAAAAATCAAGTGTATAACTGATTTTACATTCTAAGCTTCTCTTTCTTGCTGCTATTTGGGGCTATCAGCACATAATCCTACAATTagttcactttaaaatatatatatatgtgaaagtatatatatattttatcagtcACCATTCAAGAAGACATCCCTTTGGGAATCTAGGAATGCTGAACACTCTTACCTGCCCCTTAGCATCCTCGGGCATAGCTTTAATGTGCATTCGTTTTAAACAACGAATTACTCCATCATAAAATTGAACTGTGAACGTTCCTGAAATAGGAGCAAGTCAGGATCATTAGACAATATAATTCAGTCTTACAGCAACACCTGATATCAAACAAGTAATGCCCTGACACAAATAAACACCCTGTGACTGCAGTAACTGCAAACACACATCAAGTGTACAGAGTTTACAGTCTGTTTCACTGTAAAAATAACTCTGATTTCCCTTAAGGAGTGCACAAATTCCATCTTGATAAGTTAGCTGCATATAACTCTGATTTTTACTGgaggattttaaaatgtataacaaatatatgtttaaataacATATCAAGTTATGTTATAATATacctgaagaaaataaattattatttacaaaagtGAATAATATTTCTAAGAATCAGCATTTGCTGTCTTTGAAAGTTTCTTTctaaataacagaaaaatctgGGAGAAAAATTTCAGGAAAGGATTATTCCTTTTCTCAGGGAAGGATTATTTCTTTGCAATATTAGTTAACTGGCAAACAAGAATTACAGATTCCTGGGCTTTTAAGCTACACACCATTTTACGTATCATTGGCATGACAATCTTCCTGTGCCAATAAACACTGACCTCCAGTGAAACGGAACGCTGCATCCAATGGCAGTTTACCAGCAGCACAGCCATTCCCCGAAACCCTGATTCCCGTGTCTTTCCCACTAAACCATCCTGCTGTTGGGATtcatgattctatttacatgacTATTTCAAAGGACACTCACTTTTCGTTacagactccatgctttcatgcTTGTCAGTACcatcagaaaatatataaattacacagattttatatttatggAAATCCCAGTGTTCTTCTATCATTTCCTGTACCAAACCAATGTGGGCTGAGTGACACTTGATGTAAACAGATATTTGATCTTTACAAAAGAGGTATAAACAATTGGCATCAAAGCCAATAAATCAATGtacaaagattttcttttctttgtaatatgAATAATACCATTGATTTCATATCTTTCTATTATTACCATTACATACAAATCATGGACATAAAGAACTAAACCCAAATTACGAAAGAAACGGAGCAGCTGAAGAGCAAAAATGTGAAGAATTCAGGAAGACTGTGAGACTGAAAAACCACTTGTGCCCCTTACACTACCACCGTTTgtgcccctcccttctccttcctcacgTGGCACTGCAGATGAGGGCAAACTCTGCGCCACACTGACCATGCACTCACCCACCGCCTCTGAGGACAGTCTCCCCGCTGTGACGCCTTTTCCTTTCTCAACTCCAACCCACTCTTCAAGGATCAGCTCTTCAAATCCCACCCATCATATGAAAACCTCCCTGATCACTCCAGTCTAAAGTGATTTGCCCCTTCTCTTCAACTCCTCCAAGACATATTATGTATACCTAAATGTCcacatttgttagttttgtttagCTTTTGCAGTGAACAAAGTGCTCTGAGGGCTTCCTTTTTtaaggggggaggggaaggatggTGGCAGGAGACCAAGGGAGACTCATTCAGCCTGTGGGCCACACAGGAAAATCACTAAATTAATACCTCCcatagaaaatgtttaaaaacaagttATATCTGCCAATATTTCACTAAGGGCTTCCTCAAACTGCTCTTGAAATGGCAGAGGTTGCAATGAGTAACATCATTCTTCCACTGATGTAAGCTTAAATTTCTGTATTACATGCCTATGGACAAATGGGATAGGATAAAAAAGGAGGGTGGCTTGTTTCTGAGTATGTCGTACGTGTGCATATGCATGTGCTTTGTAAAAGAAGCTTCACACTTATAAGAAAGGTCTCAAAGCTCTGCACATTTAAAGAAATTTCTCATAATGAAAACAGAGAGCACTGTTTAATTCTGTTCTGTTTgggttgttgtcattcagtcaccaaggtcaagtctgactctttgcaaccccatggactgcagcacgccaggcttcgcagtccttcatgatctcccagtgcttactcaagctcatgtccactgaggaggtgatgcaatccaaccatctcagcctctgtctcccccttctctttttgccctcaatccttcccagcaacaggatcttatccagtgagtcagttcttcgcatcaggtggccaaagaaccgcagctttagcttcagcatccatccttctaatgaacatttagggctgatttcctttaggactgactggtttgatctccttgcagtccaagggactcttaagagtcttctccaacaccacaatttgaaagcatctattattcagtgctcagctttctttagagttgaactcttacatccatacatgactactggaaaactacagctttgactagatggaccttttgtcATCAAaatgatgtctccactttttaatacactgtctaggtctgtcatagcttttcttccaaggagcaaggaattagtcatggtttttttttctgtttggggAAGATCCTATTATCTAACGAAATGGATTCATTACTTCTTCTCCTTCCAAAAATTGTTACTGACTCCCTAACTCTGTGCTAGGCTCTGAACTAGACGCCTGAGGAGCCAATATAGGACATGGGAATGTGAGCTCTGAAATACAGCTTTCCAGAAGTTTAAGTAAACAGTGATTTAAAGGCCCCACTAGGAAAGAAGTAACCTGAAAACTTAACAACTGAGATGTCCCTCAGGTGACTAGTAATAAGCTCACAGCCATATCTGTTATTTCAATTAACTAAAACAATAAATTAGACTAAGGCTTTTGTAAAGTTACATCATCAATTCTAGCCAGACAACTGTAACTTACTTTTTCACACTTAACattttttactgtatttctttttaaatgttttctttttttcttcttctatcttCTCTTACCTCGTAATTTTTCTCaagttttttgttaaattttcagCTTAAATCCTTAGCTAAATTCTTTAGCAAGACTACAAGACACTTCATGTaccaattttgtttctttcctccaCCTCTTCTGTTATTCTACAAACCTGAAAGGAATCCTTCACTCCAGTCACATCAAAGACTTGCAGTTCCTTAAAAACGGCATGTCTCTCTTCTATTCTTTTGCATATGCCATTTCTTCTGCCAGAAAACCTCTTCAACCCTCCTTTTCTAGCTAATTTGTTTGGCTTTCAAGATACAACGTAAAGTAAGTATTCCCTTACTTAAGTTAGATGCTCGTCTTACAAAAAACGTATCaatgtgggttttttgtttttggtcctgctgcatggcttatgggatcttaaaATTCCCCACCAGGGACTGGACTCAggctctcagcagtgaaagtgccaggTCCtcgccactggactgccagggaattctctcaaTGTGTTTCTttagtaaaaagaataaatgagtggTAGAGTTTGAGAAATCACTGTAATAGGAGAACAACGTACTACTGATTTGGAAAATATAAGTATTTCacaattattatttaaatgagaTTTGAAGTcagaaatgtgaaatatttaagtatacttccaataataatttaaatattaattataatccATTTCCAAATTAGTCGGTCTACAAGTTTCAAAATTAATTATCTGTGCAACAGATTCTCTTGTTTTATGCCACACTAGCACACCTAATTTCTGTGTTATTTTCTGTATATCTGGTAAATTCAGTAACTTTTCCTCTGTATTAATGTTAGATATCACAAAAGGCTGATAGGAAAATTAATTAtctacaaaaattaattaaaaggggGCAGGgaaaaagatgcaagaaaggaaATCCTCATATTGATAAAGTTCCATACTCTTTCCTCAGAAAATATTGTACTGTGTTTTACTTCCAACCTGAACTGATTTGAATTTTCCTGTATCTTTAGCACTCAGGTAAAGatgttcaaaaaattatttagccAGCAAACTGgaaacagagaagcagaaataaaatgtgtataatataaGCCTGTCAACTGAAAgctgaaaaagctgaaaaatTTTAACCAACTACTAACCCAAATACTCTACTTAGGCAGCATATTACATATCATCTTATTCTATATAATACATAACGAATTAAATACataacaaattaaatttttatccTAAAAAGTATTAGAAGACTAAGTATAAATCAAAGAGAAGTAACAGCTACATGTAACAACTACATGcattaattaaaattagaaatatagttAAATTTTACTATAAATCCCATTTTAATTCTCAGATCATTTCAAATACGTACCTTCTTTGTTAATCGCCTCAATCTTGGCAGGGTAATAGCGACAGTCTGTCCAACGAGCCAGAACCTCT from Bos mutus isolate GX-2022 chromosome 14, NWIPB_WYAK_1.1, whole genome shotgun sequence encodes the following:
- the PHF20L1 gene encoding PHD finger protein 20-like protein 1 isoform X9, giving the protein MSKKPPNRPGITFEIGARLEALDYLQKWYPSRIEKIDYEEGKMLVHFERWSHRYDEWIYWDSNRLRPLERPALRKEGLKDEEDFFDFKAGEEVLARWTDCRYYPAKIEAINKEGTFTVQFYDGVIRCLKRMHIKAMPEDAKGQDWIALVKAAAAAAAKNKTGNKPRTSANSNKDKEKDERKWFKVPSKKEETSTSITTPEVEKKEDLPTSSETFGLHVENVPKMVFPQPESTLTNKRKNNQGNSFQAKRARLNKITGLLASKAVGVDGAEKKEDYNETAPMLEQV